The stretch of DNA GCCTTGTTCGACAGCAGCATCTTCCACAGCGGCTCGATCCACTGCGTCGCGGGCAGGCTGTGCACCGCGTGCTTGCCGAACTCGTCGTCGACCATCCACTCCCAGGGGTAGATCTTGACGGCGGAGCTCATCGGGGATTCTTCGAGGTCGACGAAGCGCTCCAGCAGGCTGTCCCAGCCGATGTCCTCGATGACCAGGCCGACGGTGTCGATCCCGGCCTCCGCGGCGGTCTCCTGCAGGTACGCGGAGGTGATGTTGTCCTCGCCGCTGGTGTCCGCGCCGGACCAGGTGAAGTGCACCTCGTTGGAGGAGAGCTGGTCCTTGATCTCGCCCCAGCGCTCGACCAGCTTCTCGTGCACGGAGTTCCACTGGTCGTCGCCCTCGTGGCACTCGGTCAGCCAGTGCCACTGCACCACCGCCGCCTCCAGCAGCGAGGTCGGGGTGTCGGCGTTGTACTCCAGCAGCTTCGCCGGGCCGGAGCCGTCGTAGCGCAGGTCGAACCGGCCGTAGAGGTGCGGATCGCCGCGCTTCCAGGAATCGGCGATGTGCGGCCAAGCCCATTCCGGGATGCCGAAGTCCTTGAACCGCTCGGTGGTGATCACGTGGTCCACCGCGTCCAGGCACATGGACTGCAGCAGTTCGACGTCGGCCTCCAGGGACAGCACCTCGTCCAGGCCGAACTCGTAGTGCACGGCCTCGTCCCAGTACGGCCGCCGCGATCCGTCGGCGGC from Saccharopolyspora sp. SCSIO 74807 encodes:
- a CDS encoding glutathionylspermidine synthase family protein, whose amino-acid sequence is MRRRTTGRRPDWQRKIEELGLVFGSPARAADGSRRPYWDEAVHYEFGLDEVLSLEADVELLQSMCLDAVDHVITTERFKDFGIPEWAWPHIADSWKRGDPHLYGRFDLRYDGSGPAKLLEYNADTPTSLLEAAVVQWHWLTECHEGDDQWNSVHEKLVERWGEIKDQLSSNEVHFTWSGADTSGEDNITSAYLQETAAEAGIDTVGLVIEDIGWDSLLERFVDLEESPMSSAVKIYPWEWMVDDEFGKHAVHSLPATQWIEPLWKMLLSNKALLAVLWEMYPGHPNLLPTFLDQPGLLTEYVRKPRLGREGNNISVVAPGWELDTGGVYGEEGFVYQAFDPLPEFDGMRPALGAWVVGDSAAGLGIRETAGLITDDGAAFVPHRIPGS